The region TGATTCAGATCGACGGTGTAGTGTACTCCCTCCGGCGATCCTACCGACAGGCTGTGGGTGCGTTTGGTCTTTTCGCCCGGAAGCTGCACAAAGGACCGAACAAGCTCGGCTTTTGTGGTTGGCTTAACGCTCACAACTGCAACCGGATCGGGTTCGGGTAATGAGGATAAGGCATGAAGCGGCTGCGGACGCGTACCCGCCTGCGAAACGAACAGACCCAAGCCAGGCCGGAACCAGGACCGCGAAAAATAAACCTCTACCGTGTGCGGTCCCGCCGTAAGCGTTGCCGTCCCGAAATTGGGCTGACCCAGTTCCCGGTGATCGGTCGGGATAACCTCTTTACCGTCGATCCAGACGCCCCCAACGCCACCCCGGTTCAGCTCGAACTGGTAGTCGCCTGCCTGAAGAGCATTCAGTTTACCCGAGAACAGGATAGAGTACTGGCGAGGCTGTCCATACGACACCTCGTAGGTGAGCAGGGTGGTGGTGTCCTGCTTCAGGACTTTTTTGCTGCGGGCTTCGTCGCGGGTAGTCACGTAGCCGCCTTCAACGATGGTGTAGCTAACCGGGCTGCTCCACTGCGCTACCGTTCGGGGCGACATAACCCGGTAGCCTACATTGCGGATGGCTACCGAACCGGTTTTGGCCATGATCGTCAGCGGGCCCAGTTTGGTGTTGTTGAGCGTTTGGCTTTCACGCACCGTCACGCCGTTGAGAGCCAGCTTTTCGAGCAGAGCAGGCCGGTTGGCGCTGCCGGTTTTGTACCACACATCAACGGTTTGCCACAAACCGGGTGCTTTGGTCAGGCGAGCCAGCTCCTGGGTGCTGGCGAAGGAAATAGCCTGCCCTGTGGGTAAGGTCAGGACCAGATCGGCGTTGGCCGATAGCAGCACATCGAAGTGAAGCCGAAAATCATCGGTGGGTGTCAGCAGCGTTAGTGGTTCGGCGGAACCGGTCAGGATTGTGCTGCCGGGTTGGGTTCGCATGGACGTCGCATCGGCCGATGGAGATACTGAACCGACCAACTGCCAGCCAGCGGGCCGCGTCAGTTGAGCCAGCGAGACGGCCGGTAACTCTTTCTGTGCGTAAAGCGGCAAGGCCAGAAGCCAGCTTAGCAACAGAATTGTACCCTGATGTAAAAAAAATGTAATCCGTTTGGTCATATACCTATTCGAGTAGAAATGGCTACTATTGTAGTCATCAAAAATACATAAACAAGCTTGTCTACTGACAGACAACAAAAACTTTTGTCCGCTACCTCCCGTTTACCGGGTGTTATAGCGTGCAATGCGTAACCCAAGCAACTTTTAACCATGAAAGCAATCGTACTTTTAGTTACGGCGACAACGACTTTGGCACTGGCTGGCCCTGGCACGATAACGCCCGGCAAGTCGGTAAAATCAGTTCCTCTAAAACCCCATGCGGCATCGGCAACCCGCGCTGCCATAGCACCCGACCCTGATAACGGAGGCCTTAAACTGACGAATGGATTTCGGGCGCTGGTCTTTGCGGATAACCTCGGAAAAGCCCGGCATATTGCCGTCGACAATGCCGGAACGGTATTCGTAAAGCTGGAAAAACTCAATGAAGGCAAAGGTATCGTTGAGTTGATCGATGCCAACGGCGATGGACGCGCCGACGAAACCATCAAGTTTGGCAATAACACCGGAACGGGTATGGCCATTTATGACGGCTATATGTACGCTTCGTCTGATACATCGGTTTATCGGTACAAACTGACCAACGGTAAGGTGATGGAAACGACACCGATGGAGCCGATCATCACGGGCCTCACGCTGCAACGCCAGCACGCCAGTAAGTCGATGGCCATCTCGCCAGACGGCAAGCTGTTCGTTAACTTTGGTGCCCCTTCAAATGCCTGCCAGGAAAAAGACCGGCAGAAAGGGTCGAAAGGTATGGACCCCTGCCCCATTCTGGAAGAGTACGGGGGTATCTGGCAATTTGATGCCAACAAACTGAATCAGCACAAGGCCGATGGAAAGCGCTATGCTACTGGTATCCGGAATGCCGTTGCCCTGGACTGGAATACGGCCAGCAACTCGCTCTACGCGCTTCAGCACGGCCGCGACAACCTGAACAACTGGGGTGGTATTTTCACCGACGAGTATAGCGCCGAGTTTCCTTCCGAAGAGATGCTGATGGTGAAAGAAGGGGCTGATTTCGGCTGGCCTTATTGTTTTAACAACCACGAGAAGAACCAGAAATTGCTGGCACCCGAATATGGTGGCGATGGTACGAAAATAGACCGATGCGCCGGAAAGGATAAACCCATCATGGCGTTTCCTGGCCACTGGGCACCCAACGATTTGCTGTTTTACACGGGTAATGCCTTCCCGGCTCGGTATAAAAACGGTGCCTTTGTGTGCTTCCACGGCTCCTGGAACCGTGCTCCGCTGAAACAGGGTGGCTATTTTGTGGCCTTTATCCCATTCGGCAAAGACGGACGCCCATCGGGCAAATACGAAGTATTTGCCGAAAATTTTGCCGGTGTAGCCGAAGAAGGTAAACCCGGAACCAGCGTCAACGCGGGTAAACTGGACCTGGCCAGCCCCGGCGATGCCAAAGCGCGGCCCGTAGGATTGGCGCAGGGCCCCGACGGTTCGCTATACATTTCTGATTCAGTGAAAGGTAAGGTTTGGCGGGTAATGTATATGGCCAAAAAATAAGTATGTGCCATTTAGGCCCATAGCGCTTAGTTAGTTATTTTTCGGAATAACTAGTTGATAAATAGATTATTGTGTCCTTTGTTTTGAAAAAATAGCACCCGTTTCGGCGGGTGCGCTTTTTTTATGCAGTCTCGATTAAGTCTATTTTTGTAGCGTAGTATTCTCAACGTTACTTAATGAAAAACAGACTCTTCGACGGGATAAGCATCCTGTTGATTCTTGTTGCAATTTATGCCCTGAACCATCAGCTTACGACAATAGCGGATGTGCATATGGGCGACGAAGCGTTTTACTTATATCAGGGAATCAGCAATTTTCGTCTGGGCCTGCAAACCGACTGGGGACCCGCTTATTCGCTCTGGTATAAATTTCTCTCCTTCTTTCAGCCGGATACCATTCGCCTGTACTACCTGAACATGTTTCTGATGTCGTCGCTCCCGACGATTGTTTTGTATGTAGCTCTTCGTGTTGCCGGATTCCGCTGGTACTGGGCGTTGTATTGTACGCTGGCGTTTCATTTTTCCCGGATGAATTTTCCAGAGGGCGTCAAAGTGTCAATCCTGCTCTTTCTGCTGACTCTGCTGGTGTTTATTGTTGGCGCCCGTTACCTGCGGCACCGGCTTCATTTGGCTTGCGCCCTACTAACCCTCACCTATGGGGTATTTGCGTATTTCCGGCCGGAGTTTGTGGTTCCTTTCGGGGGGTGTTTCGTTTTGCTTATCGGTGTTACGATCTGGTTCAAGCAATCATTCTACCCGATTGCCGGGGTTGCAGTGGTCATTTTGCTGCTCTTCTTTGGGGTAGGCAGCCCCCTGTCCGAAAAAGGCGAAAAAGCTTTCAAGCAGGATTTTTCGTACAACTACACCATGCGCCATCCCGAAGACACGCGACTTCGTCAGTATAATAACTGGGTCGATTCCGAGGTGATGTCGCAGCTTATTTTTGGCGAACGGGTGAGTGGGTTCGGTGATGCTCTGATCAATCACCCCAAACTTGTTCTGGGCGATCACCTGCTGCCGAACATCTATAACCTGAGCGTGCAGCTTATTGGTATTCTCGGCACCTATTTTACGCCCCTTACCTATTTGCCGGGCGTAGCGGCCCTTGACCCTTTATGGCATCGGAAACTTACCTGGCTTTTGCTGTTGATGGGGTTCCTGGCGGTGGTGTCTGTTCGCCAAACGGCACGCGCTGTAGGCCAGATGGTGATGGATAATCCCTGGCTTTATATTGTGGCAACTACGGCGATTATTGCCCCGATTGCCAGTTCGGTCTATTCCATGGGGATCAAGATTCGGTACCTGCCCCCTTTTTACTTTTTCATTCCGGTAGTAGCTGGTACACTGCTGGTGAGTCTTCGGGTACGTCCCTGGCTGAGTCAGCGTGTTGACCTTCGCAAACCGATAAACCCATCAACGCGGGGGATACTGACCGTGCTGTTTGTGCTTGGGTTAGTGGCCTGGATGTTCCGGGAGTCGGAATATCAGACGCCAGCCAAAACAAATGATAAGGATCTGATCAAATACACCCAAAAGCTGACCGCTTCAGTAACCGACAGAGATCAGATTCGTATGTTTGAAAATCCGGATGCTTTAACCACCTACCTTGGTGGCATTGCCATCGCCTACGAGCGTTACAAACGAAATACGGATTTTTATAAGTTTGTTAAGCAGAACGACATTAATCTAATCATTTTCAGGCCGGAGATCGTGCAGTATTATAGCAACGATACCAGTATACAGCGTTTCATCGAACATCCCCCCCAGGCATTTGTCCGCAAACCCGGTTTCTATCCAAACACCTATACCTTCATCCGTCAGGATTTGCTGAACTAACACGGTCGGTACTACAACGCTGTTGCTACGACGGTTACGTAATAAAAGCCACCCACGCTGGGCCCGGCCGTGAAGGTTGTGTAGGGCTTGTTCAGCAGGTTAGTACCCCCAATTTTAAACGACAGCGAATTGGCCGACCGGCCGAGATTGGTGAGGGCGTAGCTGATCTGCGCGTCGAAGGTGTTGATGGCGGGGACAACACCCGTTGCCAGCGACGACTGCCACAGGAAGGAACTTTGGTATTTATAATTGAGCGCGAACCCTACGTTCTGCCAGAGAGCCGGATTCGAAATGCCGACGTTTGTGATCCATTTAGGCGTGTTAAAGGCTTCTTCCAGCCCATCGCCCTGGTCGGTGCGGTCCAGCTTGGCCAGCGAGACATTGCCCGAAATCACCCAATCGCGGCCCGCTGAATACCGCAGCCCCAGACTCGACCCATAGTTATACACTTTCGTTTTCGAGTTGGTCCATAACCGGTAGCGGTCCTGCTGATTTCGGTCGGCCATGTAATAGGCCAGTGAATCGGGGTTCTTGCCTCTGGGAATGTTGGCTTCTACCTGCGCGATGAAATTTCGGTAAACGTTAAAGTAGAAATCAACGTCTACGTACAGTTTTTTGTCGAAAAACAGCCCTTTGTACCCAACCTCAACGCTGTTGACCTGCTCAGGTTTCAGGTAGGTATAGGTGTTGGGCTTCAACAGCCCTTTGTTCTTCTGAATCGCCTGATCGGTCGTCAGTTTATTGGTGTTCACATCGGTGTTGATGGCTGCCTGAAAGGCGTCGATGGATGTGCGCAGATACGAGTTCTCAAAAATTCCCTGCGACATGATCTTTAGCCCGCCAACCCGTTTTACCCCGCCGGAGTTGACGTTGGAAAAAGCCTCGAATAGCGACGGAAACCGGTAACCCGTTTGGTACGACGCCCGGAAGTTATGGTTTTCGACGGGCGAAAATACCGCTGAAATTCTTGGATTAACTTTCGGGTCAAAGTAGGTGTTTTTGTCGACCCGGATCGACCCGCTGAGTTTTAGTTTTTCGCCGAAAAACTGGCGGGATGCCTGCATAAAGCCACCCGTTTTACCATAGATCAGGTTATTGCTGGTTTTGTCGGGGTTGATAAAATAATTGCCGTCGGGGAAGACCACATAGCGCCGAAAGTCCAGACCCGCCAGCAGGTTGATGCCGGTTTTCTGCCGGAAACCCGCCCATAAAACGCGGGTGGGTTCTACCTGCGCTTCGGCATGGTACAGCCAGGATTTCACCCGCAGGGCCGCGCCAATATCCCAGTTGTTGATGTCGCGGAGTTTATCCACCTGCTGATTAAAGGTCTCTGAACCCGGTTGTGGGCGACCCGCATCGGCTGTGGTCCGTGCCGTATGGAGGGCGTCGACTGTGGATTGTCCGGCTGCGGTGCTGCTCGTAAACTGGTTCGAAAAGTCGCTAAACCACTGGTTGTCGGATTTGAACGACTTGTCGATGTTTTCGGCCATCGAGCGGATGTTGTAGGAGTCGCCCGTGTTTTCGCGCGTTCGATAGGCCCGGATCTGTACCGAGGGCGATGTGAGCGTAAGGCCGTGCTGATCGAGTAGGTAATTTTCCAGCCGAAAGCGGTTGGTGCGTTGATACACGTTGTTGAGCGTAGCAGCTTTGTACTGATAGGAGAGGGTCAGGTTCGGCCGAATACGCCAGTACAGGCCCACATCGCCCCGGAGGTTTCGAAGGCTCAGGTCGGTAATGTCGTTTTCGAAATAACCCGTTCGGGATACCACATATTTTTTGCCGCCCAGCGTCAGCGTTCGCCGGTTCGCCGACTCATCGCCGTAGTTGTTGACCAGATCGCTGCCGGGATTGTTCGCTCCCGTCAGGCCCAGCGAGGTGTTGGCATTGGGATTCAGGTCAGACTGGTCGCGGGCAATCCAGTCGTAGCCGCTCTGGTAGGTAACGTTAACTTTAACCGCCAGCCTCGACCCGATTGTGCGGGCATAACGCAGGCTGGTCTCGCTGTAAACTTTTGCCGAAACCAGCGGATCATTGACATGGTTGACCGCTGTTTTCTGGCTGACACTCAAGCCTGGCGACGAAAAAGGGTCTTTGGTGATCAGTTGCGCCAGACCATTGAGGGCGTTCAGGCCATAGAGTGCCGAAGCGGCTCCGGGGACAATCTCTACCTGCTGAATGTCGAGGTCGGAGGGAGCCAGCGCATTGGCAATTGGTGCCCCAATATGCGGTGCCTGGTTATCCATGCCGTCGACAAGCTGAACAAATCGAACATTGGTGGGGTTGGCAAAGCCGCGCGTGTTATACACCTTGAACCCTAAACTGGATGTTAACAATTGAACACCTTTTAGATTTTCAATCGCGTCGAAATACGAAGGTTGAGCGGACAGACGAATCTGCCGGGCGTCGAGCAATTCGATACTCACCGGCGATTTAAGCACATTTTCAGGAATACGCGAGGCTGTAATGACGATCTCACCCAGTTGAATTTTTCGCAGAGAGTCCTTCGGGCTAATGGTGCTGTCGGGCAGCATATTGGCCTTTGCATACGAACAAATCAGCAAAAGAGATAGTAACAAGTAGTGCATTGGTCGTTGTTTTCGTCGAAATATAACGACCGATATGTTTTTACGGAAATAACGCGTAGTGATTTACAAGTAAAAGTAATGGAGCGGTCTGGCGCGAATTGCTGGCGCGAGCATTTGCTCGTGCCTCTTTATCTAGTCAGCATTCGCTGGCCTATGTAATGGCTATTAATTTGCCAGCGAATGCTGGCTAAATGAAGGGGCACGAGCAAATGCCCGCGCCAGCCGCGCACAACTCGTGCCCGCGATGTCAGCCTGTCAGGGCAAATTGGCCAGTTCGTCGGCCAGGAACTTCTGGAATCGTTCCTGTAGGCCCCGGTAGTGATTAAGGTATTTTTCGCCTTCAGGGGTTACAAGGGTTCCACCGCCTTTTTCGCCCCCGGTTTGGGTCATAACGAGCGGTGTGTTGGCTTGGGTATTCATGGAATGGACCATCTCCCAAGCCCGTTTATAGGACATTTTCATGGCTTTAGCGGCCTGGTTGATGGAGCCGGTACGCTGAATATGACCCAGTAATTCCAGCCGACCGATGCCCATGAATCGTTCGGTGGTATCATTAGAAAGTGTTTCAAGCCAGACGCGGCCGTTAATGCGGAGGTTCATGCCGGAAACAGATAAGTATTAAATAGTCCGCCAGTTTAAACCTATAAGGTCTGAGAGACCTTATAGGTTTGTAATGCTAAAGTACGACGGATTCATTAGTTCACGACCCGTTTTACGTTCATTCTTCCAAACGCACCCTTTAATCGAACCAACTCTCTGTTGGTCAAACTGATCGAGTCTTTGGCCTGCTGACCGATGTTTCGGGCTACACTATCAGACATGTACCAGCCGAGCGGGTATTTCTCATTGTAGGCCAGCCGGAGGGTCAGGTAATTGGTTTTTGGGTTGTCAAACCGGTCCATAAACGAGTTGAACATATTGTCGCGGGTGATAGAGCCGTTATCCCAGGCATTCAGAAACGCCAACAAGGGAATCTGTACTTCCTGCAAAATAGACCGCTTTTGCGGCAAATTGCCGTTGGGGTTGCTGTTTTGAATGAACAGCACGTATGGAATAATAGTGACCCGCTCGGTCGTGTCGAGCCGACGGATAGCCGGGACGAGGTTGTTCAGCAATTGAATGCAGGTTTCCACGCCCGAGTTGTCGAAATAGCCACCATCGACCACGTGTCCGCCATACCGCTGTTTGCGGCCGTTGCCTAACAACGTATCTTTTTGGATCAGTCCTCCATTGGTCACGATGGGGAAGCGGCTGCACAGGGAAGCCGCCGTTTTGAGCGGCACGTCCGCGCCCAGCACATCCAGTGTAGAAACTACATTTTTAAAATAGTGGGCGTCGAGTTGTAGGTTGGAGGTGATGATTTTCTGCCCCGATTCGGCCAGGGTTCCGTTCAGTAACAGCGATGGCAGGTTGTAATTATAACCCGCCCGCGTCTGGTACAACTGCGTCAGCGACGAGTCGAGCGTGGATAACGCCAGGTTGTTGTAGTAGGAGGCTGCCCACGAGTCTTCGAGCCACTTTGCCCGTTCCAGCGCGGGTAACGGCACCGGAATGAGCCGCTGGACGGATTCGGGAAACAGCAGTGCCGACGATACCCCCGACAAATAATCATCCCGAATCACGTTTCGGAATTGATCGAAGGCGCGGGTACGGTCGGCTTCGGCGAAGTCGCGCAGAAAGGCCGTATAAAAAACGGTGCCAACGCCCCCGCCCGATACGCCACTCAGCGCGTACACATGCCGACTGAAACCCGGAATGATGGAGTCGAGCCGGATGAGCGTTTCGGCGGTCCAGTTCAGGGCGCGGATGCCCCCGCCTTCGGCCGCTACCAGCACCAGCGGAATGGTGTCGCCGTCTTCCTGCCGACGGGCGGCTACCCATTGGGCAAAGTGTGCGTCGACGGTTGGGCGTTGTGAGATGGGCGGTACTAATGTTCCCGTCGCTTTCCGAACCGCCGTATTGTCGTTAAACGCACTGATGATGACTAAATATCCGGCCACGATCAGCACGAGCGGACGGTAGCGGTAATCGTTGAAATAGACCACCACGCTTCCCCAGAAGGTGTACATCGTAATGCCGAAAATGATGATGGCCGTTGGACGTAAGCGTTGGGCGATGCCCCACTGAACGGGCAGACTGAACAACGCAATCAGAAACAGCGTCAGCATAACGCCCGTCCGGATTACCAGCCGCCCAAGCGGATGTCGCCACAAACATCGAATATCCTGTTTAATATTGGTGTAGCGATCCGAAAACCGCCAGTGGTCGGGCAGGGCAAAAACGGGAACGTGCTGTTCTACCCAAAGAAACTGAATCAGCATCGCGCCACTTTCCAGCAGAAGCAGATACGGTTGCCAACGATCAGGTTTCCAGAACGCATAGGCCAGAATCAGTGCCGGGAGCACACCGCCCACCTTGGGAAGCCACCGAAGCAACAGATCGCTTTCCTTATTCATGCGGATACCAACCGGCGAAATATGCAGAATCATGCGCGTACAGCCGTACACGAGCCAGCTCCAGACGAGCGTACTGAGCAGAATGTATTGAAACAGCCGATGAAAAACGCCGTCGTCAATAACGGCGTTGATCATATCGCCCGCCTGATCGGGAACGGTCAGAATGTAGAGCGACAGGAGCAGCGTAATGATGATGACAAAGGCGTTCCGCTGTGTCTGGTAAAACGCGATGGTATAATTTCTAATATGTTGCGCAAAAGACGGCGGAGAACTGGGCTGCACAGGAAACAGGATTGAATCGTCAATTGATTGAATGTACCCGTTTGCAGGTAAAAAGCAGCCGAGTCATTCGTTAATTTTTGGCCAAAGTCTATCTCTATAACGTCTGTAGCGTCAATTTCGGCTTGTTCCCGTTTAGTATTTTAAGTGAAGCCTTATTGGTTAGGGGTTGCTTTTTGTGTTAACAAACGAGCTATTTTCTTTTCCGTACCTTTGCCGAAAACCACCAGTAACGAACCCGTATGGACGTAAAAGACAGTAATGGAACCAGCCTGGCCGAAGGCGATTCAGTAAAATTGATCAAAGATTTGAAAGTAAGGGGCTCATCATCAACGCTCAAACGGGGAACCGTTGTTAAAAATATTCGACTTACCGACGATGCTGAAGAAATTGAAGGTAAAGTCGAGAAAACCGTGATGGTTCTGAAAACAATGTTTTTGCAGAAGGTATAATCGCTTACTGCCCGTCGCGCCGGATATCCGGCGCGACGGGCAGTAAGCGATTAGTTAGATAACGTATTACGTCAGCGGGTGTGAATTAGTATCCTCAGACCCGTTCGTCGAAACTCAGTTCCTGCTGGTGCTCCCGGATATAATGGGCCTTGACAACCGTAGCGGTTTTATGATCGCCGGTATGGCTCCAGCCTGGAGGCATAATGATGTAGAGGAGTTTATTTTTAAGACCCGGCGCCCTGTACACATCCTTGCCCAGCGCGACAATCTCGCCAAAGTAAGCATCCAGAAAATCGCCTTTTTTCATGGGGCGGCTAATGCCGTATTCAATTTCCATCGTTGTTTTTTCATCCTGTAAGGTACCAAAGGCTCTATCCCATATGTTCAGGAGATTGCAAAAGTTGGTGTCCATATACAATGGATTGCGGGCATGATGTACGCGGTGATGCGATGGTGTAAGAATAATTTTATTCAAGACGCCCAGCCGCCCGTCTTTGAGCAGATTCTCGCCAATATGGATAAACGATCCCCAGGTTCCGTCGATGAACATGATGAGAAAAAGCAAGGGAGGATTTACGCCCAGCAGAATACAGATGGTGGTACGGATGATATCGGCGTAGGGCGCTTCGAGAAAAAAGTGCGCGTAGGTTACGGACAGGTTCATGTACTCCGGTGCGTGGTGGGTAGAGTGCAGGCACCAGAAGAGCCGAACTTTATGCCCGAAATAATGATAGACAAAATGGGCTAGCTCCCAAACCACGTACCCATATATAAACCAGTACCAGGTAAATGATGTCTTTATAAGTGCATAAGGCTCAAACAGCCCAATGCAGAAAGCAACCATCGCAATCGACAGGAAGCTGGAAATAAAGCGGTTCAGGATATAGGTGAACACAGAAATTTTGTACTGGTCATGCGAGTAGCGCCGGTAAAACAGCCCACGAATAATCTCAATCAACAGAAGTACTGGAAGGACCGGTCTTAAAAAAGCCTGAATACCTTTCTGGGTCAGCAGCGCTTCATAGTTCTGCGTCTGAATGATTTCCCAAAGCTGGTCAAACCCCCAGAACCCGACGAATTCGTGGTAAAGGATTTCGAAAATATGCATAAAGTAAAGCAGGTTACCGATAGGAGCAAGTTGGTGTCTATTGCGCTACTGAATCAGGTAAGTGCTTGTCAGGCAGTACCCAAACAGACTAAACATTTTTTGTGCGCAATTATACCGTTCGTTATCGATAAACGCCATACGTAGTTCTAAAACGAATGGGCATTCACTCTTCGTAAGAGTTAGCCGATCAGTGCGTTATGTGCCTGCCTCATTGTGTTCATTAACTGGTAAATACGCGTTCGCCCCGCCGGATCGCGTTCACCAGATTATGCGCCCGGCGGGTGGGTTCGGGGATTCGGTAGCCTCCGTCACACGCCAACGTGAGCGAAATAGCCGTTTCCAGATCGATCAGATTGCCTGGCGATACATACACCGGATTTACCTTGTTTTTCGTTCGCAAAGCGGCTCCAATTACTTCGTTATAATGCCGCATCGGCGACCAGTTGCCGCGCTCCGGTGCCGGTTCGTCGTACTTACCCACCAGCACCGATTTGCCGCAGCCAAACGTAGGCCGGTTCAGGAACAGGCCTGCGTGGGAGGCAATCCCAATCCGGCGGGGGTGCGCCGTGCCGTGTCCGTCGAACATCACCACGTCGGGCTCGGTCTTGAGTTTCTGCCACGCTTCGAGCAGGGACGGAATTTCCCGAAACGATAGCAAACCCGGAATGTACGGGAACGGGGCTGTACTAACCACGCCTGCTTCTTCAATGGTTTCGAGCGTATCCAGTTGCAGCACCACAATACCCGCATACACGGTTTCTTCGAACTTATTGAACGAAATATCGCAGCCCGCAATCGTTTTAGGCGGTTCTGTCAGAGGCTGAATCTTAATCTGATTACGCAACTGATTTTGCAGGATGACGGCTTCGGTGGGTGTTACGTTCCACTCGTGAAGAGGCTGGTAAGTGGCCATAGGTAGATATAATTCGTACCTACCTAACTCGCCGGTTGGATAAGGGTTTAATTTTCATTACTTCATTGAGGTTGCTTCCGAATCAAGGTTACGACAAAATTAAATTGTGAATCGGTGTGCAGTAGTAAATCATTTATTGTAACGGGCACGTAGTAATCCGGCAGTGTGCCGCGCCCTTTCTG is a window of Spirosoma linguale DSM 74 DNA encoding:
- a CDS encoding Deoxyribonuclease V (PFAM: Endonuclease V~KEGG: mxa:MXAN_1503 endonuclease V), translated to MATYQPLHEWNVTPTEAVILQNQLRNQIKIQPLTEPPKTIAGCDISFNKFEETVYAGIVVLQLDTLETIEEAGVVSTAPFPYIPGLLSFREIPSLLEAWQKLKTEPDVVMFDGHGTAHPRRIGIASHAGLFLNRPTFGCGKSVLVGKYDEPAPERGNWSPMRHYNEVIGAALRTKNKVNPVYVSPGNLIDLETAISLTLACDGGYRIPEPTRRAHNLVNAIRRGERVFTS